The Zobellia alginiliquefaciens genome contains a region encoding:
- a CDS encoding CsgE family curli-type amyloid fiber assembly protein: MKYFLCILTITIFFPVPAIGQTYNKEVEAKIKLNVQEDKVVIITGTAYNITETNKSLRYVLSVIKSGVNGNNTKNDQQGRLVLQPGEKKELSTTTVNIIEDDRTIILLLIYSEDQLIGKDRKVFDGLNELGDVNVSSDNRLFDKEDVQNNNADGVFSKGMVIEDTKTKPGNDFYRYFYSNYLANGIGGDKIVKIKEDFALASTTRISVIAENDVVTQFYVNPRSDFLKEMAQKSVYAVNNYFLRLRKNKEQIKRY; the protein is encoded by the coding sequence ATGAAATATTTTCTATGCATCCTTACGATAACGATTTTTTTTCCAGTGCCGGCTATAGGGCAAACTTATAATAAGGAAGTCGAAGCTAAGATTAAACTGAATGTCCAAGAAGACAAGGTGGTTATTATTACTGGTACTGCTTATAATATTACAGAAACCAACAAAAGTCTTCGCTATGTACTTTCGGTTATAAAATCAGGTGTCAATGGAAATAATACTAAAAATGACCAGCAGGGAAGGCTGGTTTTACAGCCTGGCGAAAAGAAAGAATTGTCAACTACAACGGTTAATATTATTGAAGATGATAGAACAATAATCTTACTTCTAATTTACTCGGAAGACCAACTTATAGGAAAGGATAGAAAAGTTTTTGATGGACTGAACGAATTAGGAGATGTAAATGTTTCTTCGGACAACAGATTGTTTGATAAAGAAGATGTTCAAAACAATAATGCAGATGGAGTGTTTTCTAAAGGAATGGTAATAGAGGATACCAAAACCAAGCCAGGAAATGATTTTTATCGATACTTCTATTCCAATTATTTGGCCAACGGTATCGGGGGGGACAAAATAGTAAAAATTAAAGAAGATTTTGCTTTGGCCAGTACCACCAGAATTAGTGTTATAGCAGAGAATGATGTGGTCACGCAGTTTTATGTAAATCCCAGAAGTGATTTTTTAAAAGAAATGGCTCAAAAGTCAGTGTATGCTGTGAACAATTATTTCTTGAGGTTACGGAAAAATAAGGAACAAATTAAAAGATATTGA
- a CDS encoding curli assembly protein CsgF, protein MKYSFLILFLTLGLQGVSGQQLSYKPINPMFGGDTFNYQQLMASAAAQNSFKDPGLGNEQTELESFNENLNRQVLSQISKSVLNTQLGDELTEGTFTVGDLAVEIYDSLEGLVINILNTTTGEQSQVIIPN, encoded by the coding sequence ATGAAATATAGTTTTCTGATTCTTTTTCTCACATTAGGCTTACAGGGGGTAAGTGGTCAACAATTGTCATATAAGCCAATTAATCCCATGTTTGGAGGTGACACCTTTAACTACCAGCAATTAATGGCTTCTGCGGCTGCACAGAATTCGTTCAAGGACCCAGGTTTGGGAAATGAACAAACCGAGTTGGAAAGCTTCAATGAAAATCTTAACCGGCAGGTACTTAGCCAAATTTCCAAATCTGTCCTAAATACGCAATTGGGAGACGAATTAACAGAGGGCACATTTACTGTTGGGGATCTAGCAGTAGAGATTTACGATTCTTTGGAGGGTTTGGTTATCAATATTCTGAATACCACTACAGGGGAACAGTCCCAAGTTATCATCCCCAATTAA
- a CDS encoding CsgG/HfaB family protein — protein MKIKEKILVLLIFAINYGCGTYFNQPTTVTPSRVGEVSTYTKTLKDFPLPKEPVVVGVYNFKDQTGQYKSVEAGSTFSTAIPQGATTILIKALEDSKWFTPIERENLGNLLNERNIIRSTRDEHRKSNTKDVPSLTPLLFAGVLLEGGIVSYDTNIITGGAGARYFGVGGSTQYRQDRLTVYLRAVSTSNGKILKTVYVSKTILSQSIDASLFRYVSFQRILEAETGITRNEPVQLALKDAIEKAVEGMIIEGIDDGLWGTAQGKRMDNFLVNEYQKEKQMDESKLLYDRRQKPIVHRNTLQFTAASPLLNADFSEKSLGIGGGIGFSKSFTPKLNANLSMGYLYFTGGNDFFKEYMNANLNLEYMILPYDTVGPFLYGGVGMAFDLHDSLEELKDNSTAPKVQFGLGVDVYLTQRFDLRLFAENNIVFSDTIDDLVNGKRDDFYYNFGVSLKYKLGKGYK, from the coding sequence ATGAAAATAAAAGAAAAAATATTGGTTTTATTGATTTTTGCAATCAATTATGGTTGTGGAACTTATTTTAACCAGCCAACCACTGTAACGCCTTCTAGAGTGGGTGAGGTATCAACTTATACCAAAACTCTAAAGGACTTTCCCTTGCCAAAGGAACCCGTAGTGGTTGGGGTATATAATTTTAAAGATCAAACTGGCCAATATAAAAGTGTAGAAGCGGGTAGTACGTTTAGTACGGCAATTCCACAAGGAGCAACCACAATTCTCATAAAGGCTTTGGAAGATTCTAAATGGTTTACTCCCATAGAAAGAGAGAACTTAGGGAATTTATTGAATGAGAGAAATATAATCCGTTCAACTCGTGATGAACATAGAAAATCAAATACCAAAGACGTTCCAAGTTTAACACCTTTATTGTTTGCTGGGGTTTTATTGGAAGGAGGGATTGTTTCTTATGATACAAATATAATAACAGGAGGAGCTGGGGCACGTTACTTTGGGGTGGGTGGATCTACGCAATATAGACAGGATCGACTAACGGTATACCTAAGAGCAGTATCCACCTCAAACGGTAAAATCTTAAAGACCGTTTATGTGTCTAAAACCATTCTATCACAATCTATAGACGCAAGCCTATTTCGTTACGTTAGTTTTCAACGAATCTTGGAAGCCGAAACCGGAATAACCAGAAATGAGCCGGTGCAATTAGCATTAAAAGATGCTATTGAAAAAGCGGTTGAGGGTATGATTATAGAAGGTATTGATGATGGACTTTGGGGTACGGCACAAGGTAAGAGAATGGATAATTTTTTGGTTAACGAATATCAAAAGGAAAAACAAATGGACGAGTCCAAACTTCTGTATGATCGTAGACAAAAGCCTATTGTTCATAGAAATACCCTACAGTTTACGGCGGCCTCACCTTTACTAAATGCAGATTTCTCAGAGAAGTCCTTAGGTATAGGAGGGGGGATAGGGTTTTCTAAATCATTTACCCCCAAGTTAAACGCAAATCTTAGTATGGGGTATCTATACTTTACTGGAGGTAATGATTTTTTTAAAGAATATATGAATGCTAATCTTAATCTCGAATACATGATTTTACCTTACGATACGGTAGGTCCGTTTTTGTATGGAGGTGTGGGTATGGCATTTGATTTACATGATAGTTTAGAAGAGCTAAAGGATAATAGTACTGCCCCTAAAGTGCAATTTGGATTAGGCGTAGATGTTTACTTGACACAAAGATTTGATTTGCGTCTGTTTGCGGAAAATAATATAGTTTTTAGTGACACCATAGACGACTTGGTAAATGGTAAAAGAGACGACTTTTATTACAATTTTGGAGTTTCGTTAAAGTATAAATTGGGAAAAGGATACAAATGA
- a CDS encoding carboxypeptidase-like regulatory domain-containing protein — protein MKTIIDFKEIEYRHLFCRVLFVGIFWIFGCSEETINDLDFGTLTGNVVSKGDNTPLKNVKISTSPVSNTVFTDNEGNFILSDIQSGEYSVQADLLDFQTSFEPANVLEGRATNIVFELDSTSIENKAPLAPNLIFPEENTDTLGTKVTFQWSSSKNDDDEINYMLELRNGASNEVTIYNEIKDTLLVVENLTIGSNYFWQISATDGNGLPVKSTLGGFATKGNALNRFLYVRNIDGNNVLFSGSEPIGSTAAGLNQNELQLTKSIFSSYKPVKNNTVNKVAFLRNVGAETHLFTMNLDGSNLLQVTKAVPLAGFREDQLGFSWYDGGAKFYFANFNKLYAMNQDGSGLELVYQTDASIFITDITTSSANDLVAIKTNDLEGYSAKISLIDVNTDTEEQIIISGEPGAIGGLDFSSDGLRIIFTRDVSGAENTEYRQFDSRIFEYVIATDVTTEIDTSKEDGTNDFDAQYAPNDGAIIFVNTSNDGVSENKIYRVVPSDNNRKQTLFYDAFMPNWE, from the coding sequence ATGAAAACAATAATAGATTTTAAGGAAATAGAATATCGCCACCTTTTTTGTAGGGTATTGTTCGTTGGTATTTTTTGGATCTTCGGTTGTTCTGAAGAAACCATAAACGATTTGGATTTTGGAACCTTAACGGGCAATGTTGTATCTAAAGGAGATAATACGCCACTTAAGAATGTTAAGATAAGTACAAGTCCCGTTTCTAATACGGTCTTTACAGATAATGAGGGCAATTTTATTTTGAGTGATATTCAAAGTGGAGAATACTCTGTTCAGGCAGATCTCTTAGATTTTCAAACATCTTTTGAGCCGGCAAATGTCTTGGAGGGAAGAGCAACAAATATAGTTTTTGAGCTTGACTCAACCAGTATTGAAAATAAAGCGCCATTAGCACCCAACTTGATATTTCCAGAAGAAAATACTGATACTTTAGGTACTAAGGTAACTTTTCAGTGGTCCTCTTCTAAGAATGATGATGATGAAATAAATTATATGCTCGAATTGCGAAATGGTGCATCTAACGAAGTAACTATTTACAACGAAATAAAAGATACCCTTTTGGTAGTAGAGAACTTAACTATTGGCAGCAATTATTTCTGGCAAATTTCTGCCACAGATGGTAATGGCCTTCCCGTAAAAAGTACTCTTGGTGGCTTTGCAACAAAAGGTAATGCGTTAAATCGTTTTCTATATGTGAGGAATATTGATGGTAATAACGTTCTCTTTTCTGGGTCAGAACCTATAGGCAGTACCGCTGCTGGTTTAAACCAAAACGAATTACAATTAACAAAGTCTATTTTTAGCAGTTATAAGCCCGTTAAGAACAATACGGTCAATAAAGTTGCTTTTTTGAGAAATGTAGGGGCAGAAACACACCTTTTTACCATGAATTTAGATGGCTCTAATTTGTTACAGGTAACCAAGGCGGTTCCCCTTGCGGGGTTTAGAGAAGACCAATTAGGGTTTTCTTGGTATGACGGAGGAGCTAAATTCTACTTTGCAAATTTTAATAAACTATATGCTATGAATCAAGATGGTTCAGGTCTAGAACTGGTTTATCAGACCGATGCTTCAATTTTTATTACAGATATAACCACAAGCTCGGCAAATGACCTAGTGGCCATAAAAACGAATGACCTAGAAGGGTATAGTGCTAAAATCTCATTGATAGACGTGAATACGGATACGGAAGAGCAAATAATTATTTCAGGAGAACCTGGAGCTATTGGAGGATTGGATTTTTCTTCGGATGGATTAAGAATCATATTTACTAGAGATGTCTCAGGTGCAGAGAATACAGAATATAGACAATTTGATTCTCGCATCTTTGAATATGTTATTGCAACTGACGTAACTACGGAAATAGACACATCAAAGGAAGATGGAACTAACGATTTTGATGCCCAATATGCACCTAATGACGGAGCAATAATTTTTGTAAATACGTCTAATGATGGGGTATCTGAAAACAAAATCTACAGAGTAGTTCCCAGTGATAATAATAGAAAACAAACTTTGTTTTACGATGCATTTATGCCCAATTGGGAGTAG